The Streptomyces sp. CC0208 genome window below encodes:
- a CDS encoding S8 family serine peptidase, with protein MLAATLGAALAFGAPGAFAGTLPVVPSSALAAKAQAPAAAPASASASQSAAWVAGTRAYLVITAPGDTSAVRSAITANGGTVFSNFDAIGVIVAHSASSGFAATMRGVTGVQQVGATRTSDVPADAYSPALPANPAQASTPAGEPVRADMSQIKADQAWAVNPGSASVTVGILDTGVDDQHQDLAPNFDAADSVSCAYGKPDTRAGAWRDVDTHGTHVAGTIAAAKNGKGVVGVAPGVKIAAVRVAEPGNSFFFAENTICGFVWAGDHGFKVTNNSYYTDPWQFNCPDNIDQAAIIEGVKRAQEYAEGKGSLQIAAAGNENYDLAHKTTDSASPNDSTPVTRTITNACLDIPTELPGVVTVAANGTGVTKASFSNYGQGVIDVAAPGSNVYSTVPGGGYGSKSGTSMATPHVVGVAALIASANPGITPAQIRAKLAEQANDIACPSDSRCTGTTANNSFFGEGQVDALKAVGATPPPGKYFENLADFAINDNATVESPITVTGVTGNAPATLKVGVDIKHTYIGDLKVDLVAPDGTVYTLHNHAGGSADNIAQTYTVNASSEVANGTWKLRVNDNAASDTGKIDAWNLTF; from the coding sequence GTGCTCGCGGCCACGCTCGGCGCCGCCCTCGCGTTCGGCGCCCCGGGCGCCTTCGCGGGCACGCTCCCCGTCGTCCCCTCCAGCGCGCTGGCCGCCAAAGCCCAGGCTCCTGCCGCCGCGCCGGCATCGGCATCGGCATCCCAGAGTGCGGCCTGGGTGGCAGGCACGCGCGCCTACCTCGTGATCACCGCCCCCGGTGACACTTCGGCGGTCCGCTCGGCGATCACGGCCAACGGCGGCACCGTCTTCTCGAACTTCGACGCCATCGGCGTGATCGTCGCCCACTCGGCGTCCAGCGGATTCGCCGCCACCATGCGCGGCGTCACCGGCGTGCAGCAGGTCGGCGCCACGCGCACCTCGGACGTCCCGGCCGACGCCTACAGCCCGGCGCTCCCGGCCAATCCGGCCCAGGCCTCGACCCCGGCCGGAGAACCGGTCCGGGCCGACATGAGCCAGATCAAGGCCGACCAGGCCTGGGCCGTCAACCCAGGCTCCGCCTCCGTCACGGTCGGCATCCTGGACACCGGTGTGGACGACCAGCACCAGGACCTGGCGCCCAACTTCGACGCGGCCGACTCGGTCTCCTGCGCCTACGGCAAGCCCGACACCCGTGCCGGCGCGTGGCGGGACGTCGACACGCACGGCACCCACGTAGCGGGCACCATCGCCGCGGCCAAGAACGGCAAGGGCGTCGTCGGCGTGGCACCCGGGGTGAAGATCGCTGCGGTCCGGGTCGCCGAGCCGGGCAACTCCTTCTTCTTCGCCGAGAACACCATCTGCGGCTTCGTCTGGGCCGGCGACCACGGCTTCAAGGTCACCAACAACAGCTATTACACGGACCCGTGGCAGTTCAACTGCCCGGACAACATCGACCAGGCCGCCATCATCGAGGGCGTCAAGCGCGCCCAGGAGTACGCCGAGGGCAAGGGCTCCCTCCAGATCGCCGCCGCGGGCAACGAGAACTACGACCTCGCCCACAAGACGACCGACTCCGCGAGCCCGAACGACTCGACGCCGGTCACCCGCACCATCACCAACGCCTGCCTCGACATCCCGACCGAGCTGCCGGGCGTGGTCACGGTCGCGGCCAACGGCACCGGCGTCACCAAGGCCTCGTTCTCCAACTACGGACAGGGCGTCATCGACGTCGCGGCGCCGGGCAGCAACGTGTACTCCACCGTCCCCGGCGGCGGCTACGGCAGCAAGAGCGGCACCTCGATGGCCACCCCGCACGTGGTCGGCGTGGCGGCACTCATCGCCAGCGCCAACCCGGGCATCACCCCGGCGCAGATCCGCGCCAAGCTGGCCGAGCAGGCCAACGACATCGCCTGCCCCTCGGACAGCCGCTGCACGGGCACGACGGCCAACAACTCGTTCTTCGGCGAAGGACAGGTCGACGCCCTCAAGGCCGTCGGGGCCACCCCGCCGCCCGGCAAGTACTTCGAGAACCTCGCGGACTTCGCCATCAACGACAACGCGACCGTCGAGAGCCCGATCACCGTCACCGGTGTGACCGGCAATGCCCCGGCCACCCTCAAGGTGGGTGTGGACATCAAGCACACCTACATCGGTGACCTGAAGGTCGACCTGGTCGCGCCGGACGGCACCGTCTACACGCTGCACAACCACGCCGGCGGCAGCGCCGACAACATCGCCCAGACGTACACCGTGAACGCCTCCTCGGAGGTCGCGAACGGCACCTGGAAGCTGCGCGTCAACGACAACGCCGCCTCCGACACAGGCAAGATCGACGCCTGGAACCTGACCTTCTAG
- a CDS encoding glycoside hydrolase family 43 protein encodes MRALLARLAAILVAVGLLLASQTLTTAQQAAAADPGYLMVHFTGEGSTNQQMYLSHSTDGLHWNDLNGGGMVLRSTVGTKGVRDPAFVRSPDGSKYWIIATDLCIGCGQGWGDAQTSGSRNLVVWESTDLVTWSQPRLLNVADPISGAGDAWAPEAIWDPASNDYVLYWATNAPLNGVTKHRIYYAHTTDFRTITTPQVYIDRPGTQGIIDTQIIEVPSGVGNYRYVRASGDGQITLEGSNSILGTWTTLGNLSGVGLSGSQVEGPMWMKFNGSNKWALYLDQYATSGGYMPVLTTDPSNPAAYQKQASTSYNMGGTKKRHGWIMNLTAAEESRVLARWPNTTPNRLQSFNFQDRYVRHTNFDVRIDQNVSTSEDSQFRMRTGLAGTGTVSFESVNFPGYFLRHSAFDFQLVYNDGTAGFAADASFRQVAGLADATWSSFQSYNYPDRYIRHYAYELKLDPITTATGRSDATFRVTS; translated from the coding sequence ATGCGCGCTCTTCTCGCACGGCTGGCGGCGATATTGGTCGCCGTCGGCCTGCTTCTCGCCTCCCAGACGCTGACCACAGCCCAGCAGGCCGCCGCGGCCGACCCGGGCTACCTGATGGTGCACTTCACCGGGGAGGGGTCGACCAATCAGCAGATGTACCTCTCGCACAGCACGGACGGTCTGCACTGGAACGACCTCAACGGCGGCGGCATGGTCCTGCGCTCCACGGTCGGTACGAAGGGGGTGCGCGACCCCGCGTTCGTGAGGTCCCCTGACGGAAGCAAGTACTGGATCATCGCGACCGACCTGTGTATCGGCTGCGGGCAGGGATGGGGCGACGCCCAGACCAGCGGCAGCCGCAACCTGGTGGTGTGGGAGTCCACCGACCTGGTCACCTGGTCGCAGCCGCGGCTCCTGAACGTCGCCGACCCGATCTCCGGCGCCGGTGACGCGTGGGCGCCCGAGGCGATCTGGGACCCGGCGAGCAATGACTACGTCCTGTACTGGGCGACGAACGCGCCGCTGAACGGCGTGACGAAGCACCGCATCTACTACGCCCACACGACGGACTTCCGCACCATCACCACCCCGCAGGTCTACATCGACCGCCCCGGCACCCAGGGCATCATCGACACCCAGATCATCGAAGTGCCGTCCGGCGTCGGCAACTACCGCTACGTGCGCGCCTCCGGCGACGGTCAGATCACGCTCGAAGGCAGCAACTCGATCCTGGGGACGTGGACCACCCTCGGCAACCTGTCCGGCGTCGGCCTCAGCGGCTCCCAGGTCGAGGGCCCGATGTGGATGAAGTTCAACGGCAGCAACAAATGGGCCCTCTACCTCGACCAGTACGCCACCAGCGGCGGTTACATGCCGGTCCTGACGACCGACCCGTCCAACCCGGCCGCCTACCAGAAGCAGGCGTCGACGAGCTACAACATGGGCGGCACCAAGAAGCGCCACGGCTGGATCATGAACCTGACGGCCGCCGAGGAGAGCCGCGTCCTCGCCCGCTGGCCCAACACGACGCCCAACCGGCTCCAGTCGTTCAACTTCCAGGACCGGTACGTGCGCCACACCAACTTCGACGTGCGCATCGACCAGAACGTCAGTACCAGCGAGGACTCCCAGTTCCGGATGCGGACCGGCCTGGCGGGCACCGGCACGGTCTCCTTCGAGTCGGTGAACTTCCCCGGATACTTCCTGCGGCACTCCGCGTTCGACTTCCAGCTCGTCTACAACGACGGCACCGCCGGGTTCGCCGCGGACGCCAGCTTCCGCCAGGTCGCCGGGCTCGCCGACGCGACGTGGTCGTCGTTCCAGTCCTACAACTACCCCGACCGGTACATCCGCCACTACGCGTACGAACTCAAGCTCGACCCGATCACCACCGCGACGGGGCGCAGCGACGCCACCTTCCGCGTGACGAGCTGA
- a CDS encoding dihydrofolate reductase family protein, with translation MSASVLDMSMSLDGYIADPNDFLGGDDGERLHKWADPGDESGPPSGPAAQFQDEWNTAGAVLVGRRTAELMDHWGGDHGGLPIFVPSHRPPGPAARWGYPLVTYVTDGIESAMAQAKAAAGDKDVQVRGAYTAQRALEAGVLDEVQIHQIPVLLGDGRRLFDVLSSQIELEIIRVIDTPEATHIRYRVRR, from the coding sequence GTGTCCGCATCAGTGCTCGACATGTCGATGTCACTCGACGGATATATCGCCGATCCAAACGATTTTCTAGGCGGCGACGATGGCGAACGACTGCACAAGTGGGCCGACCCGGGGGACGAGTCCGGCCCGCCGTCCGGGCCGGCCGCGCAATTCCAGGACGAATGGAACACAGCCGGTGCGGTGCTCGTTGGACGACGCACTGCCGAGCTCATGGATCACTGGGGCGGTGATCACGGTGGTCTCCCGATCTTCGTGCCCAGTCACCGCCCGCCCGGCCCTGCCGCCCGTTGGGGCTATCCGTTGGTGACCTATGTGACCGACGGGATCGAAAGCGCGATGGCACAGGCCAAGGCCGCCGCCGGGGACAAGGACGTGCAGGTGCGTGGCGCGTACACGGCGCAACGGGCGCTTGAGGCCGGGGTGCTGGATGAGGTGCAGATCCATCAGATCCCGGTGCTGCTCGGTGATGGCCGTCGCCTGTTCGACGTCTTGTCGTCGCAGATCGAGTTGGAGATCATCCGGGTGATCGACACACCGGAGGCCACTCACATCCGCTACCGCGTCCGTCGCTGA
- a CDS encoding helix-turn-helix domain-containing protein, translated as MTDRKGSHLRGTESFEAVASTLFAPLRVTDPGPQGFEAVVDHTAFGPMVVARVQASAATVTRDDRSITSSDVEWMHFTLHHHGAVTAIQGDRTTTVEPGEVFACDSTRPYRLIGADRSDMTVLCVPRASLGRHANSISRRTALSIPTQGGIGGLLGHALSEVGEDLPCQGVARTYLADALTALLLAAFADTTPERAGVASDLADRIRAHALAHLGDSRLSAEQVARQHHISVRHLYALFKGSDLTFAAWVRHERLLRIRRDLLDPASADVSTATIAARWGVHDTKHLGRALKREFGETVNDLRRGEKD; from the coding sequence ATGACAGACCGCAAGGGTTCCCACTTAAGAGGAACCGAGTCGTTCGAGGCAGTTGCCTCGACCTTGTTCGCCCCGTTGCGGGTGACCGATCCCGGCCCGCAGGGTTTCGAAGCCGTGGTGGACCACACAGCCTTCGGACCCATGGTCGTCGCTCGTGTCCAGGCCTCCGCTGCAACGGTGACGCGGGACGACCGCAGCATCACCTCCAGCGACGTGGAATGGATGCACTTCACTCTGCACCACCACGGCGCGGTCACAGCGATCCAGGGTGACCGGACCACGACGGTGGAGCCCGGTGAAGTGTTCGCCTGTGACAGCACCCGTCCATACCGGCTCATCGGTGCCGACAGAAGTGACATGACCGTGCTCTGCGTGCCCCGGGCAAGTCTTGGCAGGCACGCGAACTCCATAAGCCGGCGCACGGCGCTTTCCATACCGACTCAGGGCGGGATCGGCGGGCTCCTCGGCCACGCTCTGTCCGAGGTGGGTGAGGACCTCCCCTGCCAGGGTGTGGCACGTACCTATCTGGCCGACGCGCTCACCGCACTCCTCCTCGCTGCCTTCGCCGACACCACCCCCGAGCGGGCTGGCGTCGCCAGCGACCTTGCCGACCGTATTCGCGCCCACGCACTGGCCCACCTCGGCGACTCCCGCCTCAGTGCGGAACAAGTCGCACGCCAGCACCACATCTCGGTCCGGCACCTTTATGCGCTCTTCAAGGGCAGCGACCTGACCTTCGCCGCGTGGGTACGACATGAGCGCCTGTTACGAATCCGTCGCGACCTTCTCGACCCCGCCTCCGCAGACGTCTCCACAGCCACGATCGCAGCACGATGGGGAGTGCACGACACCAAACACCTTGGCAGGGCTCTGAAACGCGAGTTCGGAGAAACGGTCAACGACCTACGCCGCGGGGAGAAGGATTGA
- a CDS encoding LLM class flavin-dependent oxidoreductase, which translates to MKNIGFLSFGHWTPSPHSQTRSAADSLLQAIDLAVAAEELGADGAYFRVHHFARQYASPFPLLAAIGARTSRIEIGTGVIDMRYENPLYMAEDAGAADLISGGRLQLGLSRGSPEQVIDGWRHFGHLPAEGATDADMARAHTERLLDVLTGEGFAQPNPNPMFSNPPGLLRIEPHSEGLRDRIWWGSGSNATAAWAATLGMNLQSSTLKDDESGEPLHVQQRKQIEAYREAWREAGHTREPRVSVSRSIFALVDDRDRAYFGREGNSKDQIGYIDANTRAIFGRSYAAEPDVLVKQLAEDEAVAAADTLLLTVPNQLGVAYNAHVIESILTHVAPALGWR; encoded by the coding sequence ATGAAAAACATCGGGTTCCTGTCTTTCGGGCACTGGACGCCGTCGCCGCACTCGCAGACCCGCTCAGCGGCGGATTCTCTCCTCCAGGCGATCGATCTCGCGGTCGCCGCAGAGGAGCTGGGCGCCGACGGCGCGTACTTCCGTGTCCATCACTTCGCGCGGCAGTACGCCTCGCCGTTCCCCCTGCTCGCCGCCATCGGCGCACGTACCAGCAGGATCGAGATCGGCACCGGCGTGATCGACATGCGCTACGAGAACCCGCTGTACATGGCCGAGGACGCTGGAGCCGCGGATCTGATCTCCGGAGGCCGACTGCAGCTCGGCCTGAGCCGGGGATCCCCGGAGCAGGTCATCGACGGCTGGCGCCACTTCGGACATCTGCCCGCCGAAGGGGCCACCGACGCCGACATGGCACGCGCCCACACCGAGCGGCTCCTCGACGTGCTGACGGGCGAGGGATTTGCGCAGCCCAACCCCAATCCGATGTTCTCCAACCCCCCGGGGCTGCTGCGCATCGAGCCGCACTCCGAAGGCCTCAGGGACCGTATCTGGTGGGGATCCGGCTCGAACGCGACCGCGGCGTGGGCGGCCACGCTCGGGATGAACCTGCAGAGCTCGACCCTCAAGGACGACGAGAGCGGCGAACCGCTGCACGTCCAGCAGCGCAAGCAGATCGAGGCCTATCGTGAGGCCTGGCGAGAGGCCGGGCACACCCGCGAGCCGCGGGTCTCGGTCAGCCGCAGCATCTTCGCGCTGGTCGACGACCGTGACCGCGCCTACTTCGGCCGTGAGGGCAACTCCAAGGACCAGATCGGCTACATCGACGCCAACACTCGCGCGATCTTCGGCCGTTCCTACGCCGCCGAGCCCGACGTACTGGTCAAGCAGCTCGCCGAGGACGAAGCGGTCGCCGCCGCCGACACACTCCTCCTCACCGTGCCGAACCAGCTCGGAGTCGCCTACAACGCCCACGTGATCGAAAGCATCCTGACTCACGTCGCTCCGGCCCTGGGCTGGCGCTGA